One Saccharomyces mikatae IFO 1815 strain IFO1815 genome assembly, chromosome: 16 genomic region harbors:
- the NCA2 gene encoding Nca2p (similar to Saccharomyces cerevisiae NCA2 (YPR155C); ancestral locus Anc_3.502): MITNRRILKSFEEISRSLEESLREVALDSQQQLVQDVREENAELSRLQDQLQEVRAIVEKVCISIKSNNIDSYCSIPFDSLYNICKDIADPSSFEDGDLQYLVTQAIFEYIILLCYYSVTNDCVQGLPSVYEAEQYYKTVSDSTLKSFLYCLQTSVSTIHLLSQTIQKEIHKKKLLHQKWSLKALSFDLLEEIRPRINKFMVVRNFRFVGLPKKPIEIASLISDIPRGVVNERLNVINQSSKSYTIKLGHLIADFNQSSEANGVLSELHLPNYERHLQSLQNFFGLEISDSNLTDVIQCSAKFHKDRPLRKFAKPSVLTRYWPSIFLCLLYGPSSIISLWDSRYVIQDFIKNNVVDFAKGLILNWLWAPLKQVWSTVKHDEGSAISVTSQETLNSDMDSLTRMIVSFVVDNSDSASNHLIDPIILSTKVEHGDLTEFMEIYETQLHHPIKNIATGGLVRSLLIQLQKTKVDGSMALNGIDKMLKSQQLVFGVVALSPALVILYSSIVALKRFIKLGNVWSNVKRYREQVSISLNNVERILNYYNQGSDADEEHLNQGLLVIEVSNLYKLGSSLIPTSRKKEWFRDVEELVDANLDSKAHINVVNRIYHVYGRFLVQ, translated from the coding sequence AATTGGTTCAAGATGTTcgtgaagaaaatgctgAACTGAGTAGATTGCAGGATCAATTACAAGAGGTCAGGGcaattgttgaaaaagtcTGCATTTCAATCaaaagtaataatattgacTCTTATTGttcaattccttttgaTTCGCTATATAATATTTGCAAGGACATTGCAGATCCTTCATCATTTGAAGACGGAGATTTGCAATACCTTGTCACACAAGCCATATTTGAATATATCATCTTATTATGCTACTATTCTGTAACTAACGATTGTGTCCAAGGTTTGCCATCAGTGTATGAAGCTGAACAATACTATAAAACTGTTAGCGATTCAACCTTAAAgtcatttttatattgcTTACAAACCTCAGTGTCGACCATACATCTGTTATCTCAAACtattcagaaagaaataCATAAGAAAAAGCTACTGCATCAAAAATGGTCATTAAAGGCATTGTCATTTGATTTACTAGAAGAAATACGCccaagaataaataaatttATGGTAGTTCGTAACTTTAGGTTTGTTGGGCTACCGAAGAAACCGATTGAAATagcttctttgatttcagATATACCACGTGGAGTAGTCAATGAAAGGCTTAATGTAATCAATCAATCATCGAAGAGCTATACTATCAAACTGGGGCACTTGATTGCTGACTTCAATCAATCATCAGAAGCGAATGGCGTGTTATCTGAACTGCATTTACCCAACTACGAAAGGCATCTACAATCATTGCAAAATTTCTTTGGATTAGAAATCTCTGACTCAAATCTAACTGATGTGATTCAATGTTCAGCAAAGTTTCATAAAGATCGCCCTTTGAGAAAATTCGCCAAACCAAGTGTATTAACTAGGTATTGGCCTTCGATCTTTCTATGTCTCTTGTATGGACCATCATCGATTATATCTTTGTGGGACTCCCGGTATGTTATTCaagattttatcaaaaataacGTAGTTGATTTTGCTAAAGGGTTGATCTTGAACTGGCTATGGGCTCCTTTGAAGCAAGTGTGGTCTACTGTTAAACATGACGAAGGAAGTGCCATTTCAGTCACATCACAAGAGACCCTTAATTCTGACATGGATTCCCTTACCAGAATGATTGTTAGCTTTGTTGTGGATAATAGTGACTCGGCATCTAACCACTTAATAGACCCTATTATATTAAGTACTAAAGTCGAACATGGTGATTTGACCGAATTTATGGAAATCTATGAAACACAGTTACACCATccaataaagaatattgcTACTGGTGGGCTAGTTAGGTCATTATTGATTCAACTgcagaaaacaaaagtcGATGGTTCGATGGCTTTAAATGGTATTGATAAAATGCTAAAATCGCAACAATTGGTGTTTGGAGTTGTAGCATTATCTCCAGCTTTAGTAATTCTATATTCATCTATTGTGGCGTTGAAAAGATTCATTAAATTAGGCAACGTGTGGTCCAATGTGAAGCGTTATAGAGAGCAAGTAAGTATAAGCCTGAATAATGTGGAAAGAATCCTGAACTATTACAACCAGGGTTCAGACGCAGATGAGGAACACTTGAATCAAGGCCTATTAGTGATTGAGGTTTCTAATTTATATAAACTGGGCAGTTCATTAATCCCGAcgtcaagaaagaaagaatggTTTAGGGATGTGGAGGAATTGGTAGATGCTAATCTTGACTCCAAAGCTCACATAAACGTTGTTAACAGAATATACCACGTGTACGGCAGGTTTTTGGTTCAGTAG
- the PIN3 gene encoding Pin3p (similar to Saccharomyces cerevisiae LSB1 (YGR136W) and PIN3 (YPR154W); ancestral locus Anc_3.501) produces the protein MSASLINRSLTNIRTELDFLKESNVISNDVFDQINKSLPMRWDPPSASRNTSSTSLEYVEALYQFDPQQDGDLGLKPGDKIQLLEKLSPEWYKGSCNGRTGIFPANYVKPAFSGSNGQSNLPPPPQYKAQELQPVPTQNSAVSSYQQQPFPPPSTNYYQQPQQAPAPAPQQQQQQQQPNSHNHLKSFGSKLGNAAIFGAGASIGSDIVNSIF, from the coding sequence ATGTCAGCCTCTTTGATTAACCGCTCCCTAACAAACATCAGAACAGAActagattttttgaaagaatctAACGTCATCTCTAATGACGTTTTTGATCAAATAAATAAGAGCTTGCCAATGAGATGGGACCCACCTAGTGCATCTCGTAATACCAGTTCAACTTCATTGGAGTATGTTGAAGCTCTTTATCAGTTTGATCCTCAACAAGACGGTGATTTGGGCCTAAAACCTGGTGACAAGATCCAACTCTTAGAAAAATTATCTCCAGAGTGGTATAAAGGTAGCTGTAATGGCCGCACTGGCATTTTCCCTGCAAACTACGTCAAGCCAGCTTTCTCTGGGTCTAATGGACAATCTAATCTTCCACCACCTCCACAGTATAAAGCTCAAGAATTACAACCAGTCCCAACGCAGAATAGTGCTGTCTCATCTTACCAACAGCAGCCATTCCCTCCACCTTCCACCAACTATTATCAACAGCCACAACAAGCACCTGCTCCTGCTCctcaacagcaacagcagcagcaacaaccaAACTCTCACAACCATTTGAAGAGCTTTGGTAGTAAGTTAGGTAATGCAGCCATTTTTGGTGCAGGTGCTAGTATTGGTTCAGATATCGTTAATAGCATATTTTAG